In Anopheles bellator chromosome 2, idAnoBellAS_SP24_06.2, whole genome shotgun sequence, the genomic stretch CTTTTACTCCTTTTGTATACGCGATCAATCCCATTCCCACGGCCGTCTCGCGAACGCACACAACCACAGAAAGCGCTGGTGTGGCATGCTCTCGGGAGATGTTTGCCAAGCGAAAAAGgctttttttcattctttgaAAGTGGCTGCTTGCGAAGGGGAAAGTTATCATTAGTGGCTTATCTTGGCAAGGCATGGTAGAAAGTGGTTGCTGAGATTGATGATTAAAAGAGGTTTGTCGCCGCCGTGCTGCTGCACATTGCCCACAGAAGAGTAAATCGTTTTCGGCCAAGAGCATAATGTCATATTCCTCGATGAGATAACCGGTAGCCGATGCGGACAGCACAAGATGGTACTGTCGGGGCCGCGcacaatcgatcgataagaCAAACTAGTTTTTAATTCGCTTAAAACAGGACTCCACTGAAGAAGTTTCCTACCTGTAATGATGATGTTAAGCGGTTACGAAACGTAAGAAGGAACAtgtgtgtttctattttctgtttttggcgAGTGCAAATATATTTGAAAGTTGTTAAAAAATCGTTATTTATTGAAGGTGTAAAATTAGTAAACTTTTGGATGCTTTGTATATTTTTACAGCAAAGAAATTCGCAACGAAAGAAGGAGGCCTGAGTGAGCTTTTAGCTGCATCATAGGTTTAGAATTTCTCGAAACTTTAGTTAAAATCGTGCTCTTTTCCGATGACCGGGATAACACTTTTCCGGACTACATATGGAATGACAGATAACTTCACGTTTGTCCACGAAGCAGGCATTCAATTTAACAAGAAAAGCGGCGTAACTGCGGTCATACGAATATGTTATGATTCTatgcattttttattgcaGCATCAAGATGAAATGAACTAAAGATGATGCCGTAAACTACCTTTTACCGATCGAAACATAATTAGTTGCAATAACGAACAAGAAAGTTGTGCCCACCTTTGGGAGCTTAtcagaaagcataaaacatcatGTAAACAGAAGAGGCCAAAAGTGGGCCCCACTTCAATGAACTTTTCGGTGGATGCCAGCTAAAAAGTTGGCCTTTCGTGTTGGCACTGGTCCAACGTTCGATTTGATTGGAGTTTAAACGCCTCTCACCCGAATCGGGTGTTAGATTTGGgcagaaaaatcgaaacactgcAAGAACCATAATTCAGCATTAAGTAGGGTGTTGGATTCTTTCGTTCCAATCCACTTTCTTCTACGAGTGGCACCGTTTTGAAGGGAATACGCCGGTTCATAGAAACCCACATTCGGGAATCAGTGTCCATAAAGTCTCATCGTTTTAATAATCCTAATCCTGTACTGCAGAACGTAAGCACCGCACGGTCTTACTCCACATTTCGTTTATCACTGCGGGTGTTAAAACAAACAGGGACACTGtcgctgttttcttttgcaccgGTGATTGTAAACACAATTATAACAACACCCTTCCAAAAGGGTTTGTAAATCAGCAGGAATGTCAGAGATTACATTCTTAATGCAAGAAGGAGGATATGGACCTGCTAATCGGGTAGCTGGATCGCTTACCATAGGCTTGTGAAAGTAGGGTAGTCAACAGACGTAAATGCTATTAACCGGTTATCGAGAGGCGACATAAATTTCCAATCGACTTTACCGCACTTTATCCATTATGCACTGTGCAAATTGCTACCATCCGGCCGTGTAATGTGGCAGAGATGCGATGTATAGGAAAGGATGTGTCCTTTTCTGTGTCCCTTCATAATAATTCTctctttcggccattttcttgcTCCTTTATGAAGGAGAAAGCAACAAATTGGAGAAACTGTTCAAATGTTGTTTTAGCTCTATTCGCACCATAAAGGATGTGCCGTTCGTTTTGCATCACCAAAGTTCTATCATGGCCCTGGATTTGACTATTTCTGGAATGCCATGCTTTCGCCGAACCGAGGGAATTTTGTTTACTCTCTTACGTTAACGTAATTCAATTCTATCACTAAACTTTTCCGGACATTGTTTTTGCAGTTTCGCCACTTTGTCGTCACGTCGTCTAGCGCGGCAGTTTTGCTAATAATTGATCGATGATTAGGAGAACACGGTCTGAGGGCGAAGGTCAATCTGTCTTGTCGACGTTCAATCCGTGACACAAGATATGTTTTTATGTATTGctgaagtttcatttcattttatgaaGTTCTatggtgtttttttatttgaaaagtttcattcGTATTTATTTGGGTTTATTAGTTCATTACACTACCTGTCTTGCTAActgctttttgtttcaaaatttatccTAACAATACTGAACATGATTGGCCTTTTCCTACTGAACAAATAGTTTAGTTGATATAAGAAATTTCACCATTATGTACTTTTCAAAAGTAACACAGATTAGTCGTTTTTAATAAAACTCTGGCGAACGGACGGTACAAGCTTGGAGCATTCGTGAAATCAATTATTTCTTTGCTAATATAGCAAAAACTTCCTCTCTATATGTGTGGACTCACCACAGTTACAGCGAGAAGAATGTTACATTTATTGATTGATGAATGGGCAATCACTTTGCAGGGCGCGGGACGTGTTCTCCGAGATTTGATATTGCGCGTTGACGGGGAAGGAATTAAAACCTCTCTATGGTATGAGAACTGGTTCGAAGCACTGGTAGAAAAGCGTTGTAGAATAATTTTCCACAGCGAGTACTCCCGCCTTTAATGGGTTTGAATGTAATGCTGTGCTCCACTTACTACACATATTCATCATTAATGCGTAATGAGCATTCAGCATCAGCAACGAGAAGCAGGATAACAACAAATGCTGGCGTTTGATATTGTATAGTTCGTAGCACAATATATATCTAGTTTTAGGTAGTTTATGGTGGCCGACTGATTTTGAGTAGGGTTTTGCCCATATGTTGGTCCGTATTGGCATCTGAAGTACTTTCGATTTATTTGGATGGccgatttaattgaaaaacgaaacacgatGACTGAAAGATGGACAACTAAAACATAGTCCACAAATTTTACTCTTTCactttgttttaattagtAATTAGTTTCTACCTTTCGTTGTTTTTATCATGCGCCATATTTTCTgtcttttcttcttccccaACAACAGGTAATGGCGAAACATCGTGGTGCTTTTCACAGATTAAAGGTGCCCTGGACGATGATGTTACCGAAGCCGACATCATTTCCTGCGTCGAGTTcaacgacgatggcgaactgctggccaccggcgatAAGGGCGGACGTGTTGTCATCTTTCAGGTGAGTCGATGCACCGCAGCGACTTCGTATAATCGCACTCGAGAATGATCTTAAAAAGTCTTTCAAGCAGTCTCGTGTGTCCCCTTATTAGACGCGCAGTTCTCCATTGACTGCGGTACGCGCAAGGCACTCCCGATGGCGAGAATTGAAAGTGCAAACTCTTGCCCGAGGCTTACACATCGCGACCCGGTTAAAAACCGGGTTTATGTAACAGCATTACCGATCGTGGTTGGTTTTGGCGCGCCTTGGCTCTGATATAttcgaatttcgaaacaaGTCAGGTCTGCAAGACCTGAACACACGGTACCCGGGGAGCGTGGTGGACAGCTTGAAAATGTGTAACAATTGTCGGTGCGGCTGTCACCGATTCGAGGTCAAAGAAGGTTTGTGCACGCTCATGAGCGCGTGGCGTTCGGGAAAAGATGAAATCTCCTGTTGCGTGCGCAACAACATGGAGCGAAGGAAGTGATCCACTTTCCGCACATGGTCACCACTaacaccaccgccaacggtcCGATGTAATACGGCCCGTTAGCGGTGCTCGCGGTGTGTGATTTTGTCAACGCCGGGCGCCCACCGTAGAAAGGTGAATTTGTTTGCTATAATTACGTGATCTGTAAAGCTCTGTCCAACTAGTTCACTTCGAATGGTTTGAAACAACCTGGAGCTACTACTTCGCGTGACGCAATTAGACCCGAGATTGCTGACGCGAGATACGCGGGGTGTAGTAATTGCTAAGCCAAACGCTTTGTTTAAACGCCGGGAGAGGAGTAAATTGCATCTCGGTCGTCGGTAGGGATACTTGTCGACCGGAACCAGTACAGTCACTGGGAGTCACCTTTTATTTCACCTGCAACACCAAGACAGTGGTCGGCAtttttcactgtttgtttccaatttccacTTTACAGAGAGATGCTGCTTCAAAAGCGTCGACACCGCGGCGCGGAGAGTACAACGTCTACTCCACCTTTCAGTCGCACGAGCCCGAGTTTGACTACCTAAAATCGCTAGAGATCGAGGAAAAGATCAACAAAATTCGGTGGCTGAAGCGTAAAAACCAGTCGcactttttgctttccaccaACGACAAAACGATCAAGTTATGGAAGGTGTCGGAGCGCGACAAGCGCGTCGAAGGCTACAATACGCGCGAGGACAATGGTAGTGTGCGCGATCCGACCTCCATCACGGCCTTGCGTGTACCGTCGATCAAACCAATGGACCTGATGGTAGAAGCGTCCCCGCGCCGTATCTTTGCGAACGCCCATACCTACCACATCAACTCGATCTCGGTGAACTCGGACCAGGTGACGTACCTCTCGGCGGACGATCTGCGGATCAATCTGTGGAACCTGGAGGTCACCGACCAGAGCTTCAACGCTGTCGACATCAAGCCGGCCAACATGGAGGAGCTGACCGAGGTGATCACGGCAGCCGAGTTCCACCCGACCCAGTGCAACGTGTTCGTCTATTCGAGTAGCAAGGGCACGATTCGGTTATGTGATATGCGCATATCGGCACTGTGCGATCGGCACACGAAGCTCTTCGAGGAGCCGGAAGACGTCGACCTCACGAACAAGAGCTTTTTCCGCGAGATCATCAGCTCGATCAGCGACGTAAAGGTGAGCAACTCGGGCCGCTACATGATCTCGCGGGATTATCTCAGCATCAAGGTGTGGGATCTGCACATGGAAACGAAGCCTATAGAAACGTACCCGGTAAGTGGCGGGGGAAAGGACTTGTCAACTGAAGTCAATCCGGAAGTCTgtttcaacatcaacaacgctctctcttttctctatGTACCCTCTGCAGGTTCACGAATACCTCCGCACGAAGTTGTGCTCGTTGTACGAGAATGACTGCATTTTCGATAAGTTCGAGTGCTGCTGGAACGGCAACGATACGGCGATCATGACCGGTAGCTACAACAACTTTTTCCGCATCTTCGATCGCAACACGAACAAGGACGTGACGCTCGAGGCGTCGCGCGATATCATCAAGCCGAAGACGGTGCTCAAGCCGCGCAAGGTGTGCACCGGTGGCAagcggaaaaaggacgaaataaGCGTCGACTGTTTGGCCTTCAACAAGCGGATCCTGCACACTGCCTGGCACCCGCTCGAGAACATCATCGCCGTGGCCGCAaccaataatttattcatatttcAGGATAAGTTTTAGCTAATAGTAACGGTAGTAGTGAgtataattaattattatgaTAATTgtaatgattattattattattgatagATTTTCCTGAGGCAGGGCAAAAGAAGTAGGGCAAGAATGGAGCGAGCAGCAGAGCAGGGCCGGCAAACGAAATCCGTTcagcgtgtgttgtgtgtgcgaaCCGAGGATAGAGTGCGCAAAGTGCGGATAGCGAATGAATGGGACCGGGTATGTGGAGACCGGTGGTGGACCGAAAAGCGAGTGGATCTGTTGAGAGGAGCTGTGAAGAGCTTTACAATGGCTTCAAACAACGGCTTTACAAGTGAAAACAGTAAGAATCGTAAGAGATGCGCCATCACCAACCTAGCAAAAGTAATATCGCTCACCATCAGTACAAGCAACAATCacaacaagaagaagatcgATGGGGTCGGAATGTGCAGAAATCGCTCAACAATTCGGACTCGGAGTGCAGCATGCAACCAGTGCGTGGAAAGATTATTTCATTCTTTCCACTTCCACAAACAACATAATACTATCAACGTCGCTTTGCTGATGTAGaagcttcagcagcagcagcgaagggAGCGTCACTGCACTATGAATGGCTTATTTGAATGTTAATTATCCGGCACCTGGAGTACTTTGAGCTTGATTTTGCCAACCTGCCCCCTTTCCCCCTTTGTGGCAAGATCAATGTTTCGactgtttcggttttgtttcattcttgTGTACAGTTCGATCCGCCAAACGATGAGTGTAAGCTTTTTCGCCGATCGGTCGAACGCGATCGTGGCACAGACAGATCCCCTccgcagcagcttcagcagccaaccagccagtcagccagcttCGAGTGAAGCTTTAGTGAAAAAGCATTATCATGCGAGAACAATAATCGGTGGACGGGACGgatgagtgtatgtgtgtgtgcacgcAGGATGAAGGCGTTTGCATGGGAACATAGAATGGAGTAAATGAGTGAGCGGGAGATAGGATGTTTGAAGTAGAATTTGAATGAAATAGTGGgagtgcgtttgtgtgtgtgagaAAATAGttacaaaatattaaaagcaaaaaaaaatccaattaaaataaCAGTTACAACAAGGCCATTTGGGATTCGTAACTCGTTATCCTAGCGCCTGGTagtaagcagcagcatcgggtCATAGGAaacagtgagagagaaaaagagagcaagagagagcagagagcgagagagagagcgagggtCAAGATGGAATTGTAGCAAGGAAAGCAGGGAAAGCTACGCATCTAGAGCTAATGCGTGAAATGTAAAGAGCCAATAAGAATAAGTAACATTTAGCACATACTGAAGTTTTGCAGTAAGCGGTACCTTCCGTGTAACGATGAGACGGTTTGCTTACGTCAAGGTGGGTCACAGATGGAGGAAAATGAATGGCatgaaaacatcataaaattCACGAACGCAATGGAAAATTCTCATATCCCCTAcacaacacgcgcgcgcgtgcacACACAATATGTGCCGCTGCAATAACCAAACAGAGCAAAACTAAGCTACAATGCCGCGCCAAGGATGATTTTGGAACCTCACTTTTCCCACTCAATATTTGTTACAGTCCATATCGTTGGGTTTGCTTTGACCTGTACTGTAATTCCGTTGTTCCGGTCCGGCCTCTGGGCAGCggaaagcaaagcaaagttGTACATCAATGCGTGAGAAGCAGATAAACAGTGTAGTagagttttggtttttcgaaaTTCTACCGTCTTTTGTTTCTGTGTATCAAAAAGAAATAGCAACTTTCTGTATCCATTAGTGATGGGAAGTAATCTAAGAAACGCAAGAGCAGTAAACAGCATGTCGTTTCTTAATGAGTCTGTTTTCGGGTAATCATTTCTGCAAATTTTAATTCTTTAACATTCGCGACTGCTGTTGACAACGGAAAAGTGGTGCGCCAATCGTACAGATGGGTTTATACTTTGCTTTGGTAGCTGTCCAATGCCGGTTTTCTGCATAGTATTCAGCATTGAACGgtaaaatgttttatgttttctgttCTTCGGTGTTCGGAGAATAGACGTTTTTCATGTGCCGGTCAGGGAAATCAAATTGGAAGCGAACGTTTGTTTAGTTCCGTGCTACGGTTCATGTTGCTTTTCtattttgcatttaaaaataGATTACGCCAGCGAGAAAAAAAGTAGAGGAGCTACGAAAGGAGGCGAAACTTACTTACAGCACCTACTTTCGAGGCATTACAAAGAGTACagttaaacaaacaaccgaatAGAGTTAAACCAGGtaagcaaattaaaacaagagGTAATCATACAAATAACTCAGAACAGAGAGATTACATAGCCACGCTCGTACAGCTAGAGGACCGTAATGGTTTgcattttcattgttttttcgtttcgccctTTGGTAACTCTAAATCTGTGCAACGACATTGTGGCCGCACGCAAGTGATGCGTGTCCGTAGTAAAGAGCCTTTTACAATCATTCCGTTTGTGCCTTTCATTTCCATGTGTATTGTTTTTGTATTATCGTTTCTTCATCCTTCGATAACCTATGGCACAgggtgtttcggttttcatcCGTCGTTTTCGCCATCAAAGGGTTTTCGTTGTTATTATTGCAGTGGCCAAAATTGTAATGTGTGGTGTGGGAGCTAAAACAGAAAAGACACTCGAACGCCTTCGAATCTTCTTGTTAAATAAACGTGAAAATGCAGCGAATAGGGGAGGATAGGCTGGAAAAAGGCAACGCGGGGCTAAATTGCTAGTTGGTAGCATGTGATACTCGTGTTTTTGCTCGTGCGCGATCGATAAGACTAGATAACAATATAGGAGTTGAAATCAATACACAGAAAagacggacggaacggaacgcggtGTATCGGAGaaggccgagagagagagagagagagcgaggagcgtgacagcagcaacattgGGGCAACAAGGAGAAACAATTATGGCTTAGAGGAACGCATACGGAACAAGGaagacgaaaacgaaacaacaaatgCACAGCAACAAGAGCGCAAGAACGAAGACAGTGGGCATGGATTGGcaaaagttagagaagcgatcaagaaaaaaaacatttaagaCAGATataggagagaaaaaaatcaaataaaacaatgaaataaCACAAACGATTAAAAATGCGTATGACACGGTACAGCACGAAGGAAGAAGGCACCGAAGAAGGAGCAACAGAAACGGGACGAGATCCGCTTGCAGTTTACAGTGACAAAAGaatcgatacgatcgataTTTCATTCGTATGCACTGGAAAGAACCGTAACGTAAACTCCAATGTTTGAACCAAAGTACATCGGGTAAGTCGAATACAGGCCGGACTCAGCAGTATTAGCGTTGAACAAGTATCCGTGTATACGGTCCAACATACACATCCTGAGCGCGATCACGATAAGCAGAAACGTTATCTTTGCCATTGGAGCGTCCACTTTGGAGTTGGACGACATAGTATTCAACCGACTGAGCATTCCGTGATAAGCACACCGAGTGCTCGTGTATGCGTAGAGATACCGCATGTGGCGGCAACACAATCGTGGCAGGCacgctgttttgtttcacgacACCGTCTCCGTTCTCGCGGAACGGAACCCCGAATCGGAAGGGAGATTTGTTGCCGACAGAGATAACTATGGACAGTCGGGCGAGAGATGATGATAACAGAAATCTAACTCTCGACCAGAAAGCAAGAGTAATCCGACGACGGAGAATCATGGGATTCTGGTGCACTTCGTGAGACATTTTGTGGACCGCGGTAGAATGATTTGAGCATCCGAAATGGCCGCAAGTCCCGCACAAGAAGAAAAGTCTACGCAAACGTTGGCTCCCGATTTTACGGAACTGAGTGAGGTCGCTTCGATTGGCGTAAGTATTCGGATGCTGGTCGGATGCACACCGATTGTTGGTTAGTAAATTAAATGTGTCACCTCGAATACGGTCTCGTAGAGCAATGGCCGGGTGCTGTTTGCCACGGACGATTGGTTTGCGCCCGCGGAATGGATGCTGAAGGACGGGGAGCCTGTCTTCCTTCCCGACGAGTACACCGCGTACGGGAAGTGGATGGATGGGTGGGAAACGCGTCGCAAGCGGCTACCGGGGCATGACTGGTGTTTGATCGAGTTGGGTGCCCCGACGCGGGTCGCGGGTTTGCTGATCGATACCGGGTTTTTTACCGGCAACTACGCACCCCGTGTGTCCGTCCAGGGCGG encodes the following:
- the LOC131211384 gene encoding protein phosphatase PP2A 55 kDa regulatory subunit codes for the protein MAGNGETSWCFSQIKGALDDDVTEADIISCVEFNDDGELLATGDKGGRVVIFQRDAASKASTPRRGEYNVYSTFQSHEPEFDYLKSLEIEEKINKIRWLKRKNQSHFLLSTNDKTIKLWKVSERDKRVEGYNTREDNGSVRDPTSITALRVPSIKPMDLMVEASPRRIFANAHTYHINSISVNSDQVTYLSADDLRINLWNLEVTDQSFNAVDIKPANMEELTEVITAAEFHPTQCNVFVYSSSKGTIRLCDMRISALCDRHTKLFEEPEDVDLTNKSFFREIISSISDVKVSNSGRYMISRDYLSIKVWDLHMETKPIETYPVHEYLRTKLCSLYENDCIFDKFECCWNGNDTAIMTGSYNNFFRIFDRNTNKDVTLEASRDIIKPKTVLKPRKVCTGGKRKKDEISVDCLAFNKRILHTAWHPLENIIAVAATNNLFIFQDKF